The genomic segment TGTCACGAGCTTGCCTCGGGAGCATGCAGGAATGGTGCAATTTTTGCTATTGGAAATTCACAGCTAAATACTCCAGCAACCTGGAACAAATGCATGACCTTTCTTTCGGTCTTTATATATAACTTGAGGTATATAGTACTTCTCAATATTTTACATTTAAGAATTTATATACTATGATATTACGAATTTATATCTTTCGCCTATAACATACTGTTTTCCTATATGTACCGGTCTATTCTTATCATCATAAATAACAGTCTTTATATAAAACAAGGGTTCACCCTTTTGCACCATTAATAACCCAGCCTCTTCATCCATGGCTTTTGCAATTTCTATTGTGGTGCAATCATTTCCTGAGTTAGGTGAATCAGATGGATTTATATCATATTTATCTCTTAATAATTCATATAGTGAACCACTTAAATCTTCTGTTAGTAAAAAATTAAACCTCTTAAAAGAAAAATAGTTATTTTCTAGCATTAATGGATCTCCACCTGCAAATCTAACTCTTTGAATATATATTAACTTATCATCATCATCTAGTTCTAAATCTCTCTTATCTTCTATTTTGGGCTCCATTACCTCTCTTTTAATGATTTCATTAGTTACTTTTAATCCACTAGCCTCACAGGCAGCAGTAAAACTAGATAAATATTCAATTTTCCTCTGAACTTTTGGCTTACTTACAAATGTTCCTTTTCCTTGTTTTTTTATAAGAAAACCTGACTCAACTAATTCATTTATAGCCGCACGTACTGTTATTCTACTAACATTATATTTTTCACTTAACTCAACTTCTGTTGGAATCTTATCTCCATATTTTAATTCTCCGCTCGTTATTGAATTACGTATAATATCCGCTAATTGTTGATATAAAGGAATAATATTATCTTGTATTAGCATATAAAGACTCCTTTTAAACATCTATAATATTAACTA from the Clostridium beijerinckii genome contains:
- a CDS encoding GntR family transcriptional regulator, giving the protein MLIQDNIIPLYQQLADIIRNSITSGELKYGDKIPTEVELSEKYNVSRITVRAAINELVESGFLIKKQGKGTFVSKPKVQRKIEYLSSFTAACEASGLKVTNEIIKREVMEPKIEDKRDLELDDDDKLIYIQRVRFAGGDPLMLENNYFSFKRFNFLLTEDLSGSLYELLRDKYDINPSDSPNSGNDCTTIEIAKAMDEEAGLLMVQKGEPLFYIKTVIYDDKNRPVHIGKQYVIGERYKFVIS